A DNA window from uncultured Methanoregula sp. contains the following coding sequences:
- the cofH gene encoding 5-amino-6-(D-ribitylamino)uracil--L-tyrosine 4-hydroxyphenyl transferase CofH — MDRNLRMLLDDVKAGHRLDEDEAVFLFSVRDRQVWEIAAAADEVREARAGNAVTYVRNQNINVTNLCVNACGFCGYSKKPGDPGIYFHDKAAIQKKAALAHERGVSEICTVSGLHPDFTAQSYTDVYRWICEAAPGVHLHASNPMEVAYAAKKSGLSTAEVLAMMKEAGLASMCGTAAEILVDSVRDRICRGKIPTKEWIRIITETHGLGIQTTATIMYGHCETDRNRVRHLAILRDIQDETGGFSEFVPLSFIHMNTPIYHEGKARAGATGREDLLMVAIARLFLDNFRNIQVSWVKEGIKMAQLGLIAGGNDLGGTMFEESISKGAGATNTDYLDPAEMQRVVEDLGRTLARRTTLYQPVASDPAGRS, encoded by the coding sequence ATGGATCGGAACCTGAGGATGTTGCTTGACGATGTGAAAGCCGGCCACCGGCTGGACGAGGACGAGGCGGTCTTCCTCTTCTCGGTCCGCGACCGGCAGGTCTGGGAGATTGCCGCCGCTGCCGATGAAGTGCGGGAAGCGCGGGCGGGAAATGCGGTCACCTATGTCCGCAACCAGAACATCAATGTAACGAACCTCTGCGTCAATGCCTGCGGTTTCTGCGGGTACTCGAAGAAACCGGGTGATCCGGGGATCTATTTCCACGACAAGGCGGCGATCCAGAAGAAGGCCGCCCTTGCGCATGAGCGGGGCGTTTCCGAGATCTGCACGGTGAGCGGCCTCCACCCCGATTTCACCGCACAGTCCTATACGGACGTGTACCGCTGGATCTGCGAGGCGGCACCGGGCGTCCACCTCCATGCGAGCAACCCGATGGAAGTTGCCTACGCGGCAAAGAAGAGCGGCCTTTCCACAGCCGAAGTCCTGGCTATGATGAAAGAGGCCGGTCTTGCGTCCATGTGCGGGACGGCTGCCGAGATTCTCGTGGATTCGGTCCGGGACAGGATCTGCCGGGGGAAGATCCCGACAAAGGAATGGATCCGGATCATCACCGAGACGCACGGCCTTGGCATACAGACCACGGCCACGATCATGTACGGGCACTGCGAGACGGACCGGAACCGGGTCCGCCACCTCGCCATCCTTCGGGACATCCAGGATGAGACGGGAGGGTTTTCCGAGTTCGTCCCCCTCTCGTTCATCCACATGAACACCCCGATCTACCACGAGGGCAAGGCCCGGGCCGGGGCAACGGGGAGGGAGGATCTCCTCATGGTTGCCATCGCCCGGCTCTTCCTTGACAATTTCAGGAACATACAGGTCTCGTGGGTGAAAGAGGGAATCAAGATGGCCCAGCTCGGCCTCATTGCCGGGGGAAACGATCTCGGGGGCACCATGTTCGAGGAGAGCATCTCAAAAGGGGCCGGCGCCACCAACACGGATTATCTCGATCCTGCAGAGATGCAGCGGGTAGTCGAGGACCTGGGCAGAACGCTCGCCCGGCGGACAACGCTGTACCAGCCGGTTGCTTCCGATCCTGCCGGGAGGAGCTGA
- a CDS encoding pyridoxamine 5'-phosphate oxidase family protein — MRRKDREITDPQEMAAILSAAPVCRLALADGDEPYMVPVCFGIDGGAIYIHSAQEGKKIGILRNNPRCCVEVDNTAGPLPDERPCSWEMQYQSVICTGTAAFVDENFEKQRALTCILRHYGGEEHIFSEKELERVCVIRIDIKEMTGKKHGY, encoded by the coding sequence ATGCGGCGGAAGGACCGGGAGATCACCGACCCGCAGGAGATGGCCGCGATCCTCTCCGCTGCTCCCGTCTGCCGGCTCGCCCTTGCAGACGGCGATGAGCCATACATGGTCCCGGTCTGTTTCGGGATCGACGGCGGGGCTATCTATATCCATTCCGCGCAGGAAGGAAAGAAGATCGGGATCCTCCGGAACAATCCGCGCTGCTGTGTTGAAGTGGACAATACCGCCGGCCCCCTGCCGGATGAGCGCCCCTGCTCCTGGGAGATGCAGTACCAGAGCGTCATCTGCACCGGGACTGCTGCTTTCGTTGATGAGAACTTTGAGAAGCAGCGGGCGCTCACCTGCATCCTCCGGCACTACGGGGGAGAAGAGCACATCTTTTCAGAAAAAGAACTGGAGCGGGTCTGCGTGATCCGGATCGATATCAAGGAAATGACGGGAAAGAAGCACGGGTATTGA
- a CDS encoding YunC family protein, translated as MKQTHVHLGKKVADGFVIPLGPANLVAVRTDLGMVGCGAFDVAALDKFSYPAARVRPATGPSIVTIDDLLDGIVKEANRSAIDRGINNGMTGREALELL; from the coding sequence ATGAAACAGACTCACGTGCACCTGGGAAAGAAAGTTGCAGACGGATTTGTTATCCCCCTTGGCCCGGCAAACCTGGTCGCGGTCAGGACCGACCTCGGCATGGTCGGGTGCGGGGCCTTCGATGTGGCTGCGCTGGACAAATTCAGCTACCCTGCAGCACGGGTCAGGCCGGCCACCGGGCCATCCATTGTCACTATCGATGATCTGCTTGATGGTATTGTCAAGGAGGCCAACCGGTCGGCCATTGACCGGGGGATCAACAACGGCATGACCGGCCGCGAAGCCCTGGAACTGCTCTAG